A window of Myxococcales bacterium contains these coding sequences:
- the ftsH gene encoding ATP-dependent zinc metalloprotease FtsH: MAKPSSTLRARLGSSLGLLVVALLVVGIFVARGQRDEAKVVPYSELVTAIDEGRAKEVTLGATEIQAKLAGKDGKADETIVVVRIPEMDERPLLDAMLKARGVSVSGKHEERGFFTTALLGVLPFIVIPLLFLGLSTFAARGQGKAMTFGKSRAKIYDQSPENVTRFSDVAGIDEAKAELTEVVKFLKEPAKYRAVGARVPKGVLLVGAPGTGKTLLAKAVAGESGVPFFSMSGSEFVEMFVGVGASRVRDLFEQAKSHAPCIVFIDELDAIGKARSGAQGFAANEEREQTLNQLLVEMDGFDSGSGLVMMAATNRPEILDRALSRAGRFDRQVLVDRPDVRGREAILKVHAKKVQLGVDVDLTHVAQRTPGMVGADLANVVNEAALASVRREAAIVEAQDFEEAIDRLQLGLKKGGRVMTDDEKRRVAFHESGHALVALSMKHADPVHRVTIIPRSIGALGATLQLPTEERYLVTREELLDRICTLLGGRAAEEVACEDVSTGAEDDLARATELSRLMVSRFGMSEALGPAATSRSADDAPAWMGRADGPSEATRQLVDTEIRAILDRELARARDVLSRERAKLDAIASALLERETLQRGELEALVAAPPAPPAPTSAT, translated from the coding sequence ATGGCGAAGCCCAGCAGTACCCTGCGTGCGCGGCTCGGCAGCTCGCTCGGCCTCTTGGTCGTGGCGCTGCTCGTCGTCGGCATCTTCGTGGCTCGAGGGCAGCGCGACGAAGCGAAGGTCGTGCCTTACAGCGAGCTCGTCACGGCGATCGACGAAGGGCGAGCGAAGGAGGTGACGCTCGGAGCGACGGAGATCCAAGCCAAGTTGGCCGGCAAGGACGGGAAGGCCGACGAGACCATCGTGGTGGTGCGCATCCCCGAGATGGACGAACGGCCCCTGCTCGACGCCATGCTCAAGGCGCGCGGCGTCTCCGTGAGCGGCAAGCACGAGGAGCGTGGATTTTTCACGACCGCCTTGCTCGGCGTGCTCCCGTTCATCGTGATCCCGCTCCTCTTCCTCGGGCTCAGCACGTTCGCCGCGCGCGGCCAAGGCAAGGCGATGACGTTCGGCAAGAGCCGCGCGAAGATCTACGACCAGAGCCCCGAGAACGTCACGCGCTTCTCGGACGTGGCCGGCATCGACGAGGCCAAGGCCGAGCTCACCGAGGTGGTGAAGTTCTTGAAGGAGCCCGCGAAGTACCGCGCCGTAGGTGCGCGCGTGCCGAAGGGCGTCTTGCTCGTGGGCGCGCCGGGCACGGGGAAGACGCTGCTCGCCAAGGCCGTGGCGGGAGAGTCGGGCGTGCCGTTCTTCTCCATGTCGGGCTCCGAGTTCGTGGAGATGTTCGTCGGGGTGGGGGCCTCGCGCGTCAGGGATCTGTTCGAGCAGGCGAAGAGCCACGCGCCTTGCATCGTGTTCATCGACGAGCTCGACGCGATCGGCAAGGCGCGCTCGGGGGCCCAAGGCTTCGCCGCCAACGAGGAGCGCGAGCAGACCCTGAACCAGCTCCTCGTCGAGATGGACGGGTTCGACTCGGGGAGCGGGCTCGTCATGATGGCGGCGACGAACCGGCCCGAAATCTTGGATCGCGCGCTCTCTCGGGCCGGGAGGTTCGACCGTCAGGTGCTCGTCGATCGCCCCGACGTGCGCGGGCGCGAGGCCATCTTGAAGGTCCACGCGAAGAAGGTGCAGCTCGGCGTCGACGTGGACCTCACGCACGTGGCGCAGCGAACCCCCGGCATGGTGGGGGCCGACCTCGCGAACGTCGTGAACGAGGCGGCGCTCGCGTCGGTGCGCAGGGAGGCCGCCATCGTCGAGGCCCAAGACTTCGAGGAGGCCATCGATCGCCTCCAGCTCGGCCTCAAGAAGGGGGGGCGCGTGATGACCGACGACGAGAAGCGCCGCGTGGCCTTCCACGAGTCGGGCCACGCGCTCGTCGCCCTCTCGATGAAACACGCCGATCCCGTACACCGGGTCACCATCATCCCGCGATCGATCGGGGCGCTCGGCGCCACGCTGCAGCTCCCCACGGAGGAGCGTTACCTCGTCACGCGCGAGGAGCTGCTCGACCGCATCTGCACGTTGCTCGGGGGCCGCGCCGCCGAGGAGGTCGCGTGCGAGGACGTGTCGACGGGGGCCGAGGACGACCTCGCGCGCGCCACGGAGCTGTCGCGCCTCATGGTGTCGCGCTTCGGCATGAGCGAGGCGTTGGGGCCCGCGGCGACGTCACGCTCGGCCGACGACGCGCCCGCGTGGATGGGGCGCGCGGATGGGCCGAGCGAAGCGACCCGGCAGCTCGTCGACACCGAGATCCGGGCCATCCTCGATCGTGAGCTCGCACGAGCGCGCGACGTGCTCTCCCGCGAGCGCGCGAAGCTCGACGCCATCGCCTCGGCGCTGCTCGAGAGAGAGACGCTCCAGCGCGGCGAGCTCGAGGCCCTCGTCGCCGCGCCGCCCGCGCCGCCCGCGCCTACCTCGGCGACGTAG
- a CDS encoding HAMP domain-containing histidine kinase: protein MHDTRAELGEARHEGVSAHAGTERLRLAATAFLRTRPLVLGPFFAVTAAVLALSGVPKERLAPLGVGASLLLGVFFVERARAAKGPVTPADLARSLALTVLGIGGAMSLTGGIVSPLVPMLFAPLGIGFAAFGPSREERRLLVMLALVVLSSALVTAFVPDLALPRHAAAPVLGLAVAASALLLRVGVSGLTGAHVRAVHDRDAAMSALAAASAARTKELELVGSRLAHEVKNPLTAVRALAEGMAERARARGQGTSRDAERLEVVLAEVSRIQEIVEGYAALARPLESVDARPCDLGAVLTAVVATLEGRATRAGATVGLTLPDEASRTFTVDPRRVHEAAQNLVQNAIEASPRGAHVEVTLTHGPEPVVTVCDRGHGVASEIRAHLGDPFVTNKTGGTGLGLAHARRVAELHGGTLEVLPREGGGTRAVLRLGPGVTKGES, encoded by the coding sequence ATGCACGACACGCGCGCCGAGCTCGGCGAAGCCCGACACGAGGGCGTCTCGGCCCACGCGGGCACCGAGCGGCTCCGCCTCGCCGCGACGGCCTTCCTCCGCACACGTCCCCTCGTGCTCGGCCCGTTCTTCGCCGTGACGGCCGCGGTGCTCGCGCTCTCGGGTGTCCCGAAGGAGCGCCTCGCGCCCCTCGGCGTCGGCGCGTCGCTTCTCTTGGGCGTCTTCTTCGTGGAGCGCGCGCGCGCCGCCAAGGGCCCCGTCACGCCCGCGGACCTCGCGCGGTCGCTCGCGCTCACCGTGCTCGGCATCGGGGGCGCCATGAGCCTCACGGGCGGCATCGTGAGCCCACTCGTCCCCATGCTGTTCGCGCCGCTCGGCATCGGGTTCGCCGCGTTCGGGCCCTCGCGCGAGGAGCGCCGGCTGCTCGTGATGCTCGCGCTCGTCGTGCTCTCCTCGGCGCTCGTGACGGCGTTCGTCCCCGACCTCGCGCTGCCCAGGCATGCGGCCGCGCCGGTGCTCGGGCTCGCCGTGGCGGCGTCGGCCCTCTTGCTCCGCGTCGGCGTCTCGGGGCTCACGGGCGCGCACGTCCGCGCCGTCCACGACCGAGACGCCGCGATGTCCGCCCTGGCCGCCGCGAGCGCCGCGCGCACGAAGGAGCTCGAGCTCGTAGGCTCGCGCCTCGCTCACGAGGTGAAGAACCCGCTCACCGCCGTGCGCGCCCTCGCCGAGGGCATGGCCGAGCGCGCCCGCGCGAGAGGGCAGGGTACCTCGCGCGACGCCGAGCGCCTCGAGGTCGTGCTCGCCGAGGTCTCGCGCATCCAAGAGATCGTCGAAGGGTACGCCGCGCTCGCGCGCCCGCTCGAGTCCGTCGACGCGCGCCCGTGCGACCTCGGCGCGGTGCTCACGGCGGTCGTCGCGACGCTCGAGGGCCGCGCGACGCGCGCCGGAGCGACCGTGGGCCTCACCCTCCCCGACGAGGCCTCGCGCACCTTCACGGTCGACCCGCGGCGCGTGCACGAGGCCGCGCAGAACCTCGTGCAGAACGCGATCGAGGCCTCTCCGCGCGGCGCCCACGTCGAGGTCACGCTCACGCATGGGCCCGAGCCCGTCGTCACCGTGTGCGACCGTGGGCACGGCGTCGCCTCCGAGATCCGCGCGCACCTCGGCGATCCGTTCGTGACGAACAAAACGGGCGGCACGGGGCTCGGGCTCGCGCACGCGCGACGTGTCGCCGAGCTCCACGGAGGCACCCTGGAGGTCCTCCCGCGCGAGGGCGGCGGGACACGGGCCGTGCTGCGCCTGGGGCCGGGCGTGACGAAGGGAGAGTCGTGA
- a CDS encoding sigma-54-dependent Fis family transcriptional regulator, which yields MPKVLVVEDDAAVRFALEDALEPMGIHVVARASFDEANEDLSGADLVLTDLVMPGVDGFGVLAASRADDPERPVVMLTAQGSEATAVRAWREGAYGYVRKPFAVEELRLVVTRALEARALRAQAFTSRVERVSGKRIVGESPALLRALGDAKRIGARDVTVLLRGETGTGKELFASVLHAASPRRDGPCVRLNAAALTESLVESELFGHEKGAFTGATSARVGHVQRAHGGTLVLDEIAELTPGTQAKLLRVLQEREVLPLGAQRPVPVDMRLVASTHEDLRRRVAEGRFREDLYFRVAVVEIVVPPLRERREDVPLLVETFRARYAERFDLGAVRFTEGLVAALARRDYPGNVRELENLCASLLARAEPDTELDETALARITGPSAPSESSAPGGGPLREQVAAFEAEAIRRALAETGGNQSAAARLLAVSRMTLLEKMKRYGIPPRG from the coding sequence ATGCCCAAGGTGCTCGTGGTCGAGGACGACGCGGCGGTGCGCTTCGCGCTGGAGGACGCCCTCGAGCCCATGGGGATCCACGTGGTCGCGCGCGCCTCGTTCGACGAGGCCAACGAGGATCTCTCCGGCGCCGATCTCGTGCTCACCGATCTGGTGATGCCCGGGGTCGACGGGTTCGGCGTGCTCGCCGCGTCACGCGCCGACGATCCCGAGCGCCCCGTGGTGATGCTCACGGCGCAGGGCAGCGAGGCCACCGCGGTGCGCGCGTGGCGCGAGGGCGCGTACGGCTACGTGCGCAAGCCCTTCGCCGTCGAGGAGCTCAGGCTCGTCGTGACGCGCGCCCTCGAGGCCCGCGCCCTCCGCGCCCAGGCCTTCACGAGCCGCGTCGAGCGGGTCTCCGGCAAGCGCATCGTGGGCGAGTCCCCGGCGCTCCTCCGGGCCCTCGGCGACGCGAAGCGCATCGGCGCGCGCGACGTGACGGTGCTCCTCCGCGGCGAGACCGGCACGGGCAAGGAGCTCTTCGCCTCGGTGCTGCACGCGGCCTCCCCTCGTCGCGACGGGCCGTGCGTGCGCCTCAACGCGGCGGCGCTCACCGAGTCGCTCGTCGAGTCGGAGCTCTTCGGGCACGAGAAGGGCGCGTTCACGGGGGCCACGTCGGCGCGGGTCGGCCACGTGCAGCGCGCGCACGGAGGCACCCTCGTGCTCGACGAGATCGCCGAGCTCACCCCGGGCACACAAGCGAAGCTCCTCCGCGTGCTCCAAGAGCGCGAGGTGCTGCCCCTCGGCGCGCAGCGGCCCGTGCCGGTCGACATGCGCCTCGTCGCGTCGACCCACGAGGACCTCCGGAGGCGCGTCGCCGAGGGGCGCTTCCGCGAGGACCTCTACTTCCGCGTCGCGGTCGTCGAGATCGTCGTGCCGCCCCTCCGCGAGCGCCGCGAGGACGTGCCGCTCCTCGTCGAGACGTTCCGCGCGCGGTACGCCGAGCGCTTCGACCTCGGCGCCGTGCGCTTCACGGAGGGGCTCGTCGCCGCCCTCGCACGCCGCGACTACCCGGGCAACGTGCGCGAGCTCGAGAACCTCTGCGCGTCCCTGCTCGCCCGCGCCGAGCCCGACACGGAGCTCGACGAGACAGCGCTCGCGCGGATCACCGGCCCCTCGGCGCCTTCGGAGTCGTCCGCACCGGGCGGAGGTCCGCTCCGCGAGCAGGTCGCGGCGTTCGAGGCCGAGGCCATCCGTCGCGCCCTCGCCGAGACGGGTGGGAACCAGAGCGCCGCCGCCCGCCTCCTCGCGGTCTCTCGCATGACCCTGCTCGAGAAGATGAAGCGCTACGGGATCCCGCCGCGAGGCTGA
- a CDS encoding class I SAM-dependent methyltransferase encodes MDATSVVDAADRSPDDRALDAGRKPKELLAFLGVTRGMKVGEIAAGTGYTTELLARAVGPEGKVYAENNRFVVEKFADKPWAARLAKPVNANVVRVDRELDAPFPPEVKDLDVVVDVLFYHDTVWMKTDRAAMNRAIFAALKPGGAYVIVDHSGRAGTGTTETDTLHRIEEKVVRDEVLSAGFVFEREGTFLKNDKDSRDWNASPRAAADKRGTSDRFVLRFTKPR; translated from the coding sequence ATGGATGCGACGAGCGTGGTCGATGCGGCCGACCGGAGCCCCGACGACCGCGCGCTCGACGCGGGGCGGAAGCCGAAGGAGCTGCTCGCGTTCCTCGGCGTCACACGAGGCATGAAGGTCGGCGAGATCGCCGCGGGCACGGGCTACACGACCGAGCTGCTCGCGCGCGCGGTGGGCCCCGAGGGCAAGGTGTACGCTGAGAACAACCGCTTCGTCGTCGAGAAGTTCGCCGACAAACCCTGGGCCGCGCGCCTCGCGAAGCCCGTGAACGCGAACGTCGTGCGGGTGGACCGCGAGCTCGACGCGCCCTTCCCGCCCGAGGTGAAGGACCTCGACGTCGTCGTCGACGTGCTCTTCTACCACGACACCGTGTGGATGAAGACCGACCGCGCCGCGATGAACCGCGCCATCTTCGCGGCCCTCAAGCCCGGCGGCGCCTACGTGATCGTCGACCACTCGGGGCGCGCGGGCACCGGCACCACCGAGACCGACACGCTCCACCGCATCGAGGAGAAGGTCGTGCGGGACGAGGTGCTCTCTGCGGGCTTCGTCTTCGAGCGCGAGGGGACCTTCCTCAAGAACGACAAGGACTCCCGCGACTGGAACGCGTCGCCCCGCGCCGCGGCCGACAAACGCGGGACGAGCGACAGGTTCGTGCTCCGCTTCACGAAGCCTCGCTGA